The Candidatus Nanopelagicus abundans genome includes a region encoding these proteins:
- a CDS encoding NAD-dependent epimerase/dehydratase family protein — protein MRKRVVVTGGSGYIGSVLSQLLVESGYRVRILDRFFFGDTIPDNEYIEKIKVDSRTFSSELLEDTYAVLDLAAISNDPAGELDRIKTIDINYRARRRLQELASESKVERYILASSCSVYGFQDGILEETSPVNPLTTYAEANIYAEESAINLLNRGTDMGITIFRQATMYGLSPRMRFDLAINGMTLGLWEGGNIPILRDGNQWRPMIHIRDTSKAFIAALVADKDLVQGQLFNVGSNEQNYQIIQSAKLVAQGLNKPFNFEWYGEPDHRSYQVNFDKIRKVLDFAPDWTADRGAAEIAVALERGIVKADQVTKTVAWYSTLLEWESRLKDLAPDGFVL, from the coding sequence ATGAGAAAAAGAGTTGTAGTCACGGGTGGTAGCGGCTATATCGGTTCAGTGCTGTCTCAACTTCTCGTTGAATCTGGGTATAGAGTTCGGATTTTAGATCGCTTTTTTTTTGGCGACACAATTCCAGACAATGAGTATATCGAAAAAATTAAAGTTGATTCGCGTACATTTTCTTCAGAACTCCTAGAGGATACGTATGCAGTGCTTGATTTAGCTGCTATAAGTAACGATCCGGCAGGCGAACTTGATCGAATAAAAACAATTGATATAAATTATCGCGCTCGTCGACGCCTTCAAGAATTAGCATCAGAATCTAAAGTTGAGCGATACATTCTGGCGTCATCTTGCAGTGTCTACGGGTTTCAAGATGGAATTCTAGAAGAAACCTCACCCGTAAACCCTCTAACTACATATGCAGAGGCAAACATTTATGCCGAGGAATCTGCAATCAATTTACTCAATCGGGGAACGGACATGGGAATTACCATTTTTCGTCAAGCAACTATGTATGGTCTAAGCCCTCGAATGCGTTTTGATCTTGCCATTAATGGAATGACCTTAGGATTGTGGGAAGGTGGGAATATTCCAATTCTTCGTGATGGAAATCAATGGCGACCTATGATTCACATACGAGATACTTCAAAAGCCTTTATTGCTGCACTTGTTGCCGATAAGGACTTGGTCCAAGGGCAACTTTTTAATGTTGGTTCCAACGAGCAAAACTATCAAATAATTCAGAGTGCCAAATTAGTTGCCCAAGGATTAAATAAACCATTTAATTTTGAATGGTACGGTGAGCCAGACCATCGTTCCTACCAAGTTAATTTTGATAAGATTAGAAAAGTATTGGACTTTGCGCCTGACTGGACTGCTGATCGTGGTGCAGCAGAAATAGCAGTTGCGCTAGAGCGTGGGATTGTAAAGGCTGATCAAGTCACTAAAACTGTTGCCTGGTATTCCACTCTACTTGAATGGGAAAGTAGGCTGAAAGATTTAGCTCCTGACGGATTTGTTTTATGA
- the lhgO gene encoding L-2-hydroxyglutarate oxidase produces the protein MFQKCDVLILGAGVIGLSIGISLLKSRSNLKVIIAEKESSVGLHASGRNSGVLHAGFYYSPDSLKAKFCREGNFELRNLAKYHNIEVREVGKVVVTRNESEIQRLHALCERGIKNGVEVEIKDASQLHKFEPLAITHNSFLWSPTTAVCNPTQIIEALFKDFLSLGGRIDFDSNVSLSELGDEIYDDSNQYDAKYFVNAAGAQADRISRKVGVGTEYAMVPFIGMYRTTEESNLPLRRLVYPVPHPINPFLGVHFTLTIDKKVKIGPTAIPIFGREQYSLFGGWSGSDLIQSLKGIKSLVRGDAHDFGSILKSEWPKIIQPLLVKKSAELVPTALGVKKWYRKPPGIRAQLIHLPSGLLEQDFVVRSSGNATHVLNAVSPGWTSSLPFGRFITSEYILPKLY, from the coding sequence ATGTTTCAAAAATGCGATGTACTGATCCTTGGCGCTGGCGTGATCGGGCTTTCAATTGGAATTTCTCTTTTGAAATCTAGATCGAACTTGAAAGTAATAATTGCTGAAAAGGAATCTTCTGTAGGTCTTCACGCAAGCGGTCGCAATTCAGGTGTACTACATGCAGGCTTTTACTATTCTCCTGATTCACTTAAGGCGAAGTTCTGTAGAGAGGGCAACTTCGAACTACGCAATCTAGCCAAATATCACAACATAGAAGTTCGAGAAGTAGGTAAAGTTGTTGTGACTCGAAACGAAAGCGAAATCCAGCGACTTCACGCTCTTTGCGAACGTGGAATAAAGAATGGCGTTGAGGTTGAAATCAAAGATGCTTCCCAGCTTCATAAATTCGAACCGCTTGCTATCACGCACAATAGTTTTCTTTGGTCGCCAACAACTGCTGTTTGCAATCCAACACAGATTATAGAGGCACTATTCAAAGATTTCCTTTCACTCGGTGGCCGAATTGATTTTGATAGTAATGTTTCACTAAGTGAATTAGGAGATGAAATTTATGATGATTCGAATCAATACGACGCTAAGTATTTTGTAAATGCGGCAGGCGCTCAAGCCGACCGCATTTCACGTAAAGTTGGAGTTGGAACTGAATATGCAATGGTTCCGTTTATAGGAATGTATAGAACGACAGAAGAATCAAATCTGCCACTTCGGCGATTAGTTTACCCAGTGCCTCATCCGATCAATCCATTTCTTGGCGTGCACTTCACTTTAACTATTGATAAAAAGGTTAAGATTGGGCCAACTGCAATCCCAATCTTCGGAAGAGAACAGTATTCGCTTTTTGGTGGTTGGTCTGGATCTGATCTAATTCAATCACTTAAAGGAATTAAATCACTCGTAAGAGGTGATGCACATGACTTTGGGTCAATTTTAAAGTCTGAATGGCCAAAAATCATTCAACCACTTTTGGTAAAGAAATCAGCCGAACTTGTTCCAACTGCACTAGGTGTAAAAAAATGGTATCGAAAACCACCTGGAATTCGCGCCCAACTTATTCATCTTCCCTCAGGACTACTCGAGCAAGATTTCGTGGTTAGATCCAGCGGAAATGCAACACATGTTCTCAATGCCGTATCTCCAGGCTGGACCAGCAGTCTACCGTTTGGAAGATTTATTACTAGCGAATATATACTGCCAAAATTGTATTAA
- a CDS encoding putative sugar O-methyltransferase yields MINEMGPEDLIISALNFLAQAVGAVPVVNPESVIREEKISPNGLIAKIAQYLKVDISFPYSFPKEFGLQTKYGVITYRIVQSLYQSHLVVENIQRFNLKGNTVLEIGGGLGRNAYYLSNAKIQTTLVDLPLTQVASATYLGKVLGEANISLNGENFKNSVVRFLTPKKLYQNSHKTFTISMNCDSFVEMDVGIANRYAEFCLNNSNLLISVNHEANSFKVLNLESLKGHNLSRDQYWLRPGYTKDIYSAKVRL; encoded by the coding sequence GTGATTAATGAGATGGGCCCAGAGGATTTAATTATTTCAGCTTTGAACTTTCTTGCACAAGCGGTAGGTGCAGTGCCAGTTGTGAATCCAGAATCAGTAATTCGGGAGGAAAAAATTTCTCCGAATGGATTAATTGCAAAGATCGCACAATATTTAAAAGTAGATATTTCTTTTCCTTATTCATTCCCAAAGGAGTTTGGACTCCAAACTAAATATGGAGTAATTACCTATCGAATAGTTCAATCTCTTTATCAATCACATCTTGTTGTCGAGAATATCCAAAGATTTAACTTAAAAGGAAATACTGTGCTGGAAATAGGAGGTGGGCTGGGAAGAAATGCTTACTATCTTTCCAATGCAAAAATTCAAACAACTTTGGTGGATTTACCTTTGACTCAGGTAGCCTCAGCTACATACTTAGGTAAAGTTCTAGGCGAAGCAAATATTTCATTAAATGGTGAAAACTTTAAGAATTCTGTTGTTAGATTTTTAACACCTAAGAAGTTGTATCAGAACTCACATAAAACTTTTACAATTTCTATGAATTGTGATTCATTTGTAGAAATGGATGTTGGAATCGCAAATCGCTATGCCGAGTTCTGCTTGAACAATAGTAATTTATTGATATCGGTGAATCATGAAGCTAACTCTTTTAAAGTTCTTAACCTTGAATCCCTGAAAGGACATAATTTAAGTCGCGATCAGTACTGGCTTCGACCCGGATATACAAAAGATATATACAGTGCGAAAGTTAGACTTTAA
- a CDS encoding L-threonylcarbamoyladenylate synthase has product MTIISNCTAAALKDAAASLIAGNLVAFPTETVYGLGADASNQQAVARIYEVKGRPTDHPLIVHISSINKLDKWAKDIPEYAVKLARNFWPGPMTLILPRTDLAKDFITGSQDNVGIRVPSHTVALALLQEFESQGGIGVAAPSANRFGKVSPTCADDVKAELYDYLNSKDLILDGGLSFIGVESTIINCINTMPSILRPGAITATMINNLLGIQIEVFAKNDSDQIRVPGLLESHYSPKARVFLSGTPAIGDGFIALSKFPTPPGVIRLTSPATNEEYARTLYQGLRLADSKKLSKVFVIEPAGNDIAVAVCDRLQKAAEFIVNI; this is encoded by the coding sequence ATGACCATAATCTCCAACTGCACAGCAGCGGCTCTAAAGGATGCTGCTGCTTCCCTGATAGCTGGAAATCTTGTGGCATTTCCAACTGAGACTGTTTATGGCCTAGGCGCAGATGCCTCTAACCAGCAAGCTGTTGCCAGAATCTATGAGGTTAAGGGCAGGCCTACTGATCACCCATTAATAGTTCATATCTCTTCCATTAATAAGTTAGATAAATGGGCGAAAGATATACCTGAGTATGCAGTAAAACTTGCAAGGAACTTTTGGCCTGGGCCTATGACTTTGATTTTACCAAGAACAGATTTAGCCAAAGATTTTATTACCGGTAGCCAAGATAATGTTGGTATCAGAGTTCCATCACACACTGTTGCACTTGCCTTACTTCAAGAATTTGAATCCCAAGGCGGCATTGGAGTAGCAGCCCCTAGTGCAAATAGATTTGGAAAAGTATCACCAACCTGTGCCGATGATGTTAAGGCAGAGTTATATGATTACTTAAATTCAAAGGATTTAATTTTAGACGGTGGCTTATCTTTCATTGGCGTTGAATCTACCATTATTAATTGTATCAATACCATGCCCAGCATCTTAAGACCGGGAGCAATTACGGCTACCATGATAAATAATTTACTCGGTATTCAAATTGAGGTTTTTGCAAAAAATGATAGCGATCAAATAAGAGTACCTGGTTTATTAGAGTCACATTACTCACCAAAAGCCAGAGTTTTTCTATCTGGCACACCAGCAATTGGTGATGGCTTTATTGCTCTAAGTAAATTTCCAACCCCACCTGGTGTCATTAGATTGACATCTCCGGCGACTAATGAAGAGTATGCCAGAACTTTGTATCAAGGACTCCGCCTTGCAGATAGCAAAAAGCTATCTAAGGTATTCGTTATTGAGCCAGCGGGAAATGATATTGCAGTTGCAGTTTGTGATCGGCTTCAAAAAGCTGCAGAATTTATTGTTAATATTTAA
- a CDS encoding GtrA family protein: protein MQQKVITLIKKYGSMWRWALVGITTTVIDYLIFISLYSLITSVLIANFCAGLFSITFNYLAHYFWSFKSQADHSKSGIKYLLNLVIFWSAGTLLLQVLITAGIDPKIAKLIPIPFIAPLSFLSLKFFVFKKKTI from the coding sequence ATGCAGCAAAAGGTAATCACTTTGATTAAAAAATATGGCTCTATGTGGCGGTGGGCGTTAGTTGGTATAACTACAACTGTAATTGATTACCTTATTTTTATATCTTTGTATTCTTTAATTACTTCTGTACTTATTGCAAACTTTTGCGCCGGATTATTTTCAATTACCTTTAACTACCTTGCCCATTACTTTTGGTCATTTAAGAGTCAGGCTGATCATTCAAAATCAGGGATAAAATACTTACTAAACCTTGTCATCTTTTGGTCTGCAGGCACATTACTTCTTCAAGTCTTAATTACTGCCGGTATTGATCCTAAGATAGCTAAGTTAATTCCAATACCTTTTATTGCACCCTTAAGCTTTTTATCATTAAAGTTTTTTGTCTTTAAGAAGAAAACTATCTAG
- a CDS encoding DUF5302 family protein, whose translation MSEETSKKESNDPKAKMLAALAKKQKGGNSGKTGGPSSGSKIGAGQTGGAAPKMHRRKAGSA comes from the coding sequence ATGAGTGAAGAAACTTCTAAAAAAGAAAGTAATGATCCAAAGGCGAAGATGTTAGCTGCGCTCGCTAAGAAACAAAAAGGTGGCAATAGTGGCAAAACTGGTGGGCCAAGTTCTGGTTCTAAGATTGGAGCCGGCCAAACAGGCGGGGCTGCTCCAAAGATGCATAGGCGAAAAGCTGGATCTGCTTAA
- a CDS encoding BldC family transcriptional regulator translates to MSQSNLSHLSVSGQENLLTPAEVAALFRVDPKTVTRWAKAGKLTSIRTLGGHRRYKESEVKALLKTITPNTTSNQVGGN, encoded by the coding sequence ATGAGTCAAAGTAATCTCTCCCATCTTTCAGTCAGTGGCCAGGAGAATTTACTAACCCCAGCTGAGGTTGCCGCCCTTTTTCGAGTGGACCCAAAGACTGTTACAAGGTGGGCAAAAGCAGGCAAGTTAACCTCAATTAGAACACTTGGCGGACACCGCAGATATAAAGAGTCTGAAGTTAAAGCGCTACTAAAAACTATTACGCCAAATACAACATCTAATCAGGTAGGTGGGAATTAA
- a CDS encoding DUF3073 domain-containing protein, translating into MGRGRSKAKQTKVARDLKYSNQDMDLESLAKELHSELPDKSSDQNNDPYSEDNYKPRS; encoded by the coding sequence ATGGGACGCGGCCGTTCAAAAGCTAAACAAACCAAGGTTGCTAGAGACCTTAAGTATTCAAATCAAGATATGGATTTAGAGAGCCTTGCAAAAGAGCTTCATAGTGAATTACCTGATAAATCTAGTGATCAAAATAATGATCCCTATTCAGAAGATAACTATAAACCTCGTTCTTAA
- a CDS encoding sterol carrier family protein, which produces MSKDLDIKLQVKLVLDLIKSISPGKSVELRVPPYGAIQCVAGSNHRRGTPPNTVEMSGQTLIRLINEPSLWISLCESGEVRASGLLSDLSNVFAQAEVKYRA; this is translated from the coding sequence ATGTCAAAAGATTTAGATATTAAGCTCCAGGTAAAATTGGTCTTAGATCTAATAAAATCAATTTCACCTGGAAAATCTGTTGAGTTAAGAGTGCCACCCTACGGCGCGATTCAATGTGTTGCAGGTAGTAATCACCGAAGAGGAACACCACCCAATACTGTTGAAATGAGTGGGCAAACTTTAATTAGGCTGATAAATGAGCCATCTCTTTGGATCTCTCTCTGTGAGTCAGGTGAGGTAAGGGCTTCAGGTTTACTTAGTGACTTATCTAATGTTTTCGCTCAAGCAGAGGTGAAATATAGAGCCTAA
- the purB gene encoding adenylosuccinate lyase, translating to MSITPNVLATRYATAEMVEIFDPINKIIAERKFWITILKLQKKAGLPITDADISAYEKVIDKVDLASIEKREKVSRHDVKARIEEFNSLAGAEKIHIGLTSRDLTENIELIQIRDGLNLIRKRSLETLFLLEKNISKYEKTYMVGRSHNVAAQVTTLGKKFATCGEELLYSLTSLNELINRLPLRGLKGPVGTGQDGISSLGSVKDLTKMEEAIASEFGFENTLTSVGQIYPRSIDFEVVSKLLQIASAPSSFATSIRLMAGAGLVSEGFKQGQVGSSAMPHKMNSRSSERINGMIVLLRGYTTMAADLAGDQWNEGDVSCSVVRRVVIPDAFYVADGLLHTFMTILTEFGIFEENINKELSEQLPFLATTQILMACVKAGMGREVAHEMIKKYATTNTASNFFTALTSEIDFPLSLAELNDLIKNPADFVGSAIEQSQKVGESIKKVTKGEVSKVDLKPLI from the coding sequence ATGAGTATCACACCAAATGTTTTAGCAACAAGGTATGCAACTGCTGAGATGGTGGAAATCTTTGATCCAATAAATAAAATCATTGCAGAGCGTAAGTTTTGGATCACAATATTAAAACTACAGAAAAAAGCAGGACTACCAATTACAGATGCTGATATTTCTGCCTATGAAAAGGTTATAGATAAGGTTGATTTAGCATCGATTGAAAAACGAGAGAAGGTATCTCGCCATGATGTTAAGGCCCGGATTGAAGAGTTTAATTCTTTAGCAGGAGCAGAGAAGATTCATATCGGTTTAACTAGCCGAGATTTAACTGAGAATATAGAGCTAATTCAAATTCGTGATGGTTTAAATTTAATAAGAAAAAGAAGCCTAGAAACATTGTTTCTACTTGAGAAAAATATTAGTAAGTATGAAAAAACTTATATGGTGGGCAGAAGTCATAATGTGGCAGCCCAAGTAACAACTTTAGGTAAGAAATTTGCTACATGCGGTGAAGAGTTACTGTATTCATTAACTTCTCTTAATGAATTAATTAATCGATTACCACTTCGAGGTCTTAAAGGACCAGTTGGAACTGGTCAAGATGGTATTTCATCCCTTGGCTCAGTAAAAGATTTAACAAAGATGGAAGAGGCAATTGCTTCAGAGTTTGGTTTTGAAAACACTTTAACGAGTGTTGGCCAGATTTATCCAAGATCAATTGATTTTGAAGTTGTATCTAAGTTATTACAGATAGCATCGGCTCCATCTTCCTTTGCAACTTCCATAAGATTAATGGCAGGTGCTGGCTTAGTTAGTGAAGGATTTAAGCAAGGACAAGTTGGATCTTCTGCTATGCCACATAAAATGAATTCAAGATCATCTGAGCGAATAAATGGCATGATAGTTCTTCTTCGTGGTTATACAACCATGGCAGCAGATCTAGCTGGGGATCAATGGAATGAAGGAGATGTCTCTTGCTCTGTAGTTAGAAGAGTTGTTATCCCAGATGCCTTCTATGTTGCAGATGGCTTACTTCACACCTTTATGACCATTCTTACTGAGTTTGGTATTTTTGAAGAGAATATAAATAAAGAATTATCTGAGCAGCTACCATTTTTAGCTACAACACAGATATTAATGGCATGTGTTAAGGCTGGAATGGGCAGAGAGGTTGCTCATGAAATGATTAAAAAATATGCCACTACAAATACCGCCAGTAACTTCTTTACCGCATTAACTAGTGAAATAGATTTTCCACTCTCACTCGCTGAGCTAAATGATCTAATTAAAAACCCAGCAGATTTTGTCGGAAGCGCCATTGAGCAATCTCAAAAAGTTGGCGAATCAATAAAGAAAGTAACAAAGGGTGAGGTAAGTAAGGTTGATCTAAAGCCTTTGATTTAA
- a CDS encoding adenylosuccinate synthase: MPAVVLLGAQWGDEGKGKATDLLGDQVDYVVRYQGGNNAGHTVVIGDQKYALHLLPSGILSPNVVPVIGNGVVIDPAVLLEEIKGLNERGINTSKLKISTNAHLITPYHRTIDKVSERFLGKSKIGTTGRGIGPAYADKINRIGIRVQDLFDPSILKQKIEAALHDKNQILIKVFNRKGITVDEVLSEYLGYAKVLEPYVADTALLLDQALKAGKNVLLEGSQGTLLDVDHGTYPFVTSSNPTAGGASTGSGIGPTKITRVIGILKAYTTRVGSGPFPTELFDADGEALRKIGGEVGVTTGRNRRCGWFDAPIARYAVRVNGLTDFFLTKLDVLTGWEKIPVCVAYDVDGARVEELPASQSDFHHAKPIYEYLPGWSEDISKAKSVNDLPKNAKAYVEFLEKISGAPISAIGVGPGRDETIVVRDLIK; this comes from the coding sequence ATGCCAGCTGTAGTTTTACTTGGTGCGCAGTGGGGCGATGAGGGCAAGGGAAAAGCAACTGATCTATTAGGTGATCAAGTTGATTATGTTGTCAGATATCAAGGCGGAAATAATGCCGGTCACACAGTTGTAATAGGTGATCAAAAGTACGCACTTCACTTACTTCCTTCTGGAATTCTTTCACCAAATGTAGTTCCAGTAATTGGTAATGGAGTTGTAATTGATCCAGCTGTATTACTTGAAGAGATTAAAGGATTAAATGAGCGAGGTATTAATACCTCAAAACTTAAGATCTCAACTAACGCCCACCTCATTACGCCATACCATCGCACCATCGATAAGGTCTCTGAAAGATTTTTAGGTAAATCAAAGATCGGCACCACCGGCCGTGGCATAGGACCGGCATATGCTGACAAGATAAATCGCATTGGTATTCGCGTGCAGGATCTATTTGATCCTTCTATTTTAAAACAAAAAATTGAAGCAGCCCTACATGATAAGAATCAGATATTAATTAAGGTTTTTAATCGCAAAGGTATTACTGTTGACGAGGTTTTATCTGAGTACCTTGGTTATGCCAAAGTTTTAGAGCCTTATGTGGCAGATACAGCTTTGCTATTAGATCAAGCACTAAAAGCTGGTAAGAATGTATTACTTGAGGGAAGCCAGGGAACATTATTAGATGTTGATCACGGTACTTATCCTTTTGTTACATCCTCTAATCCAACTGCAGGTGGAGCATCTACTGGATCTGGAATTGGTCCAACAAAGATCACGCGCGTAATTGGAATCCTTAAGGCGTATACAACCCGCGTTGGAAGTGGTCCATTTCCAACTGAGTTATTTGACGCAGATGGTGAAGCACTTAGAAAAATTGGCGGCGAAGTTGGTGTTACTACTGGGCGCAATAGACGATGTGGTTGGTTTGACGCACCCATTGCAAGGTATGCAGTAAGAGTTAATGGCCTAACAGATTTCTTCTTAACAAAGCTTGATGTTTTAACTGGCTGGGAGAAGATCCCAGTCTGTGTTGCATATGATGTTGATGGCGCACGTGTTGAAGAGCTACCAGCATCACAATCTGATTTTCATCACGCTAAGCCAATATATGAGTACCTGCCTGGCTGGAGTGAGGATATTTCAAAGGCTAAATCAGTTAATGATCTGCCAAAAAACGCTAAAGCCTACGTAGAGTTTTTAGAAAAGATATCAGGTGCGCCGATATCTGCAATTGGGGTTGGACCAGGAAGAGATGAGACAATTGTGGTTAGGGACCTAATCAAATGA
- the acs gene encoding acetate--CoA ligase, producing MSNEISGESFENLSYEDRTFTPSQSFIDNANTKSDIYDEANKDRLAFWEKQANRLSWNKKWDQVVDWQLPFAKWFVGGKLNASFNCLDRHVIEGRGERVAFHFEGEPGDTQTITYKQLLSDVCKATNALIELGVKQGDRIAIYMPMIPQAAIAMLACARLGAMHSVVFGGFSADALLSRIQDADASLVITADGGYRKSAAFALKGAVDEALKGSTNVKNVLVVKRTGQEVAWGSKDVWWHEIVDRQSDKHEPEFFDSENGLFILYTSGTTAKPKGIYHTTGGYLTQAAFTHHAVFDLKPETDVYWCTADVGWITGHSYVVYGPLINGATQVMYEGTPDTPTKGRVFQLIEKYKVSILYTAPTLIRTWMKWGDEYPNGSNLSSLRLLGSVGEPINPEAWMWYREVIGKNNCPIVDTWWQTETGAIMISPLPGVTATKPGSAMKALPGIGAEVVDDEGNAVGNGRGGYLVLTQPWPSMMRGIWKEPVRYKDTYWSRFNNLYFAGDGAKLDKDGAIWLLGRVDDVMNVSGHRISTTEVESALVSHEAVAEAAVVGAKDEMTGQGIVAFVILRGGIEAAKGDTLVKQLRDHVAKEIGAIAKPRQIMVVAELPKTRSGKIMRRLLKDVAENRAVGDSTTLADPNVMKLISEGLQSGKSED from the coding sequence ATGAGTAATGAGATTAGCGGTGAATCATTTGAGAATTTATCTTATGAAGATCGCACCTTCACCCCATCACAATCATTTATTGATAATGCAAATACAAAAAGTGATATTTATGATGAAGCAAATAAAGATCGATTAGCTTTCTGGGAAAAGCAAGCAAATAGATTATCTTGGAATAAAAAATGGGATCAAGTAGTTGATTGGCAATTACCCTTTGCTAAATGGTTTGTTGGTGGAAAATTAAATGCAAGCTTTAATTGCTTAGACCGGCATGTAATAGAAGGCCGGGGGGAACGAGTTGCATTTCATTTTGAAGGTGAACCTGGGGATACCCAAACAATTACCTATAAACAATTACTAAGTGATGTTTGTAAAGCTACAAATGCGTTAATTGAGCTAGGTGTTAAACAAGGAGATCGCATAGCTATTTATATGCCGATGATCCCGCAGGCTGCGATTGCAATGCTTGCTTGCGCCAGGTTAGGAGCGATGCACTCTGTTGTCTTTGGCGGTTTCTCAGCAGATGCGCTTTTATCTAGAATTCAAGATGCTGATGCATCTCTAGTGATTACTGCGGATGGTGGCTATCGCAAAAGCGCAGCCTTTGCACTAAAAGGTGCGGTAGATGAAGCACTAAAAGGTTCTACAAATGTTAAAAATGTATTAGTTGTTAAAAGAACTGGCCAAGAAGTGGCGTGGGGCAGTAAAGATGTTTGGTGGCATGAGATTGTTGATAGGCAATCTGATAAGCATGAGCCAGAGTTTTTTGACTCTGAAAATGGTTTATTTATTCTCTATACCTCAGGAACTACTGCAAAACCAAAGGGTATTTATCACACTACCGGTGGTTACTTAACACAGGCTGCTTTTACTCATCACGCAGTATTTGATTTAAAACCTGAAACAGATGTTTATTGGTGCACCGCAGATGTTGGCTGGATTACTGGACATTCATATGTTGTCTATGGGCCGCTAATAAATGGCGCCACTCAGGTGATGTATGAAGGAACTCCTGACACACCAACAAAGGGACGTGTATTTCAGTTAATTGAAAAATATAAAGTAAGCATTTTATATACCGCTCCCACCTTAATTAGAACCTGGATGAAGTGGGGGGATGAGTATCCAAATGGATCTAATCTTTCATCTCTTCGCCTTCTTGGTTCAGTTGGTGAACCAATTAACCCAGAAGCTTGGATGTGGTATCGAGAAGTAATTGGTAAAAATAATTGCCCAATTGTTGACACATGGTGGCAAACAGAGACTGGCGCAATCATGATCTCACCATTACCGGGAGTAACTGCAACTAAACCAGGTAGTGCTATGAAGGCTCTTCCTGGAATTGGCGCTGAAGTAGTAGATGATGAAGGTAATGCGGTTGGTAATGGTCGTGGTGGTTACTTAGTACTAACGCAGCCTTGGCCATCAATGATGCGTGGTATTTGGAAAGAGCCAGTACGTTATAAAGATACATACTGGTCAAGATTTAATAATTTATATTTTGCCGGAGATGGCGCTAAGTTAGATAAAGATGGCGCTATCTGGTTACTTGGTCGAGTAGATGATGTTATGAATGTTTCAGGACACCGAATCTCAACAACTGAAGTAGAGTCGGCGTTAGTTTCTCATGAAGCAGTTGCAGAGGCTGCAGTAGTTGGTGCTAAGGATGAGATGACTGGGCAAGGCATTGTTGCATTTGTTATTTTGCGCGGTGGAATAGAGGCAGCTAAGGGTGACACCTTAGTTAAGCAATTAAGAGATCATGTTGCAAAAGAAATAGGCGCAATTGCAAAGCCAAGGCAGATCATGGTCGTTGCTGAGCTGCCAAAGACAAGAAGTGGCAAGATAATGCGAAGGTTATTAAAGGATGTTGCAGAAAACCGAGCAGTAGGTGACTCAACTACTTTGGCTGATCCAAATGTTATGAAGTTGATCTCTGAAGGCCTACAAAGTGGTAAATCAGAAGACTAG
- a CDS encoding CvpA family protein has translation MRTFDLLVLLALLITAYGGFKNGFIQTVFKTVGYIAGGVAGVAIAVEVMSTWSNNIAKAAGAIILILLFATIGEFILGKIGLGFRKVLFISPLKLLDSLLGAILATIRAVFIVYLLSVILIATPWSIGDKYISNSQFYTYTDSHLPKVVTELKTYGDKLFKQIN, from the coding sequence TTGAGGACATTTGATTTATTAGTTCTCCTAGCTCTTCTAATTACTGCATACGGCGGCTTTAAAAATGGTTTTATCCAAACAGTATTTAAAACTGTTGGTTATATCGCAGGCGGTGTAGCAGGGGTTGCTATTGCAGTAGAGGTAATGAGTACGTGGAGTAATAATATTGCTAAGGCAGCGGGTGCAATAATACTAATTTTATTATTTGCAACGATTGGTGAGTTTATTTTGGGTAAAATTGGTCTAGGTTTTAGAAAAGTACTTTTTATCTCTCCATTAAAGCTACTTGACTCATTACTCGGCGCCATACTTGCCACAATTCGTGCTGTGTTTATTGTGTATTTACTCTCTGTAATTTTAATTGCGACGCCTTGGAGTATTGGTGATAAATATATTTCTAACTCTCAGTTTTATACCTACACAGACTCACATCTACCAAAGGTAGTAACTGAGCTTAAAACATATGGTGATAAATTATTTAAGCAGATCAACTAG